One segment of Paenibacillus rhizovicinus DNA contains the following:
- a CDS encoding carbohydrate ABC transporter permease, translated as MNAHRLQLLMNRLKDWLWVAVRNVLITGLSFVIVYPILQKASELFKDPVDIYNMNVVWVPEHYTMMNIRIVMNVLDYWHTLLNSILLSGGVMVIQTCICALAGYAFAKLKFRGINVLFSFVIFTILVPPQTIMVPLYMQFKSFDLFGLFHLLSGHSGINMLDTYWPLIISSFTGMGLKSGLFIYIFRQFFRSLPKELEEAAFVDGAGIGRTFLQIGLPNAIPALITVMLFTFVWQWNDTFFTNMYMGNMDLLSIKLGRIDPYIQKVLIGDANLLGFDPYQVSMLKDVAVLFVMLPLIVMYLFVQKYFVESVERTGLIG; from the coding sequence ATGAATGCGCATCGGCTGCAGCTGCTCATGAACCGGCTCAAGGATTGGCTATGGGTCGCCGTTCGCAACGTGCTGATCACCGGACTGTCGTTCGTTATCGTGTATCCGATTTTGCAGAAAGCGAGCGAGCTGTTCAAAGACCCGGTCGACATCTATAACATGAACGTCGTCTGGGTTCCGGAGCATTACACGATGATGAACATCAGAATCGTCATGAACGTGCTCGATTATTGGCATACGCTGCTGAATTCCATCCTGCTGTCGGGGGGCGTAATGGTCATCCAGACCTGTATTTGCGCCCTCGCAGGATATGCCTTCGCGAAGCTGAAGTTCAGAGGGATCAATGTCCTCTTCTCGTTCGTCATCTTCACGATTCTCGTGCCGCCGCAGACGATCATGGTGCCGCTCTACATGCAGTTCAAGAGCTTCGACCTGTTCGGCCTCTTCCATCTGCTGTCCGGGCACAGCGGCATCAACATGCTCGACACCTACTGGCCGCTCATCATCTCTTCGTTTACGGGGATGGGCTTGAAATCCGGCTTGTTCATTTACATCTTCCGCCAGTTCTTCCGCAGCCTGCCGAAGGAACTGGAAGAGGCCGCTTTCGTCGACGGAGCGGGAATCGGCCGTACGTTTCTGCAGATCGGGCTGCCGAACGCGATCCCGGCGCTCATTACCGTCATGCTGTTTACGTTCGTCTGGCAGTGGAACGACACGTTCTTCACGAACATGTACATGGGCAACATGGATCTGCTGTCCATTAAGCTCGGCAGAATCGATCCGTACATCCAGAAGGTGCTGATCGGCGACGCCAACCTGCTCGGCTTCGATCCGTACCAGGTGTCGATGCTGAAGGACGTCGCGGTCTTGTTCGTCATGCTGCCGCTTATCGTCATGTATTTGTTCGTGCAAAAATATTTCGTGGAAAGCGTCGAGCGCACCGGCCTGATCGGCTGA
- a CDS encoding carbohydrate ABC transporter permease → MMRKQLSFEQQKKWYGVLFLSPWMLGFLLLFAIPLIASFRFSLGKLEMLAAGGYKVMYGGFGNYKYALTEHAEFNRVLTESVVNMAVNVPLILFFSLFAATLLNQKFRGRAIARAVFFLPVILASGIIHDISTQSIMSTVMNGMTYGTNLDPEVTGLSGSGLSQSLELKGMLVDAGMSQALTDYLSNAVDRIYEIISSSGVQILIFLAGLQSISPSLYEASKIEGATGYEIFWKVTFPMVSPLILTNVIYTVIDSFADNSLTKLAYKTAFTDMNFGLSAAMSWMYFIVEGLMLLLIAYTVSKRVFYYD, encoded by the coding sequence ATGATGCGCAAACAGCTGTCCTTCGAGCAGCAGAAGAAATGGTACGGCGTCCTCTTCCTATCGCCGTGGATGCTTGGCTTCCTGCTGCTGTTCGCCATCCCGCTCATCGCCTCCTTCCGGTTCAGCCTCGGGAAACTGGAGATGCTGGCCGCGGGCGGATATAAAGTCATGTACGGCGGCTTCGGCAATTACAAGTACGCGCTGACCGAGCATGCCGAATTTAACCGCGTGCTGACCGAATCGGTCGTGAACATGGCGGTTAACGTGCCGCTCATTCTGTTCTTCAGTCTGTTTGCGGCGACGCTGCTGAACCAGAAGTTTCGCGGCCGGGCGATTGCCAGAGCGGTGTTCTTCCTGCCCGTCATTCTGGCGTCCGGCATTATCCACGACATCTCGACGCAGAGCATCATGTCCACCGTGATGAACGGGATGACGTACGGCACGAATCTCGATCCGGAAGTTACCGGACTGTCCGGCTCCGGGCTGTCGCAAAGCCTCGAGCTGAAGGGCATGCTGGTCGATGCCGGGATGAGCCAGGCGCTCACCGATTATCTATCGAACGCCGTTGACCGCATCTACGAGATTATCAGCTCGTCCGGCGTGCAAATCTTGATTTTCCTGGCCGGCTTGCAGTCCATATCCCCGTCCTTGTACGAAGCGTCGAAGATCGAAGGCGCGACGGGTTACGAGATCTTCTGGAAAGTGACGTTTCCGATGGTGAGCCCGCTGATCCTGACCAATGTCATCTATACGGTCATCGACAGCTTCGCGGACAACAGCCTGACCAAGCTGGCTTATAAAACGGCGTTCACGGACATGAATTTCGGCCTGAGCGCGGCGATGTCCTGGATGTATTTTATCGTGGAGGGCCTCATGCTGCTCCTCATCGCTTATACCGTTTCCAAGCGCGTGTTCTATTACGACTAA
- a CDS encoding DUF5696 domain-containing protein yields MRKKILLLVCASLAIAAVSLTVVRSGAAVTQAAETQAAEKADPAPARAAAATTTATTAAADTADTAVSSAKAALPQDGSVPGMELAAQNDRLSLYVNRKTTEVAVKVRDSGDIWYSNPPGRQEDPLAEAFVKGRLGSQLSMNYYTGDGKVGFIDNYNESIARNQFDIQIADGKVTVDYVIGDVSAELAAPKRFGISRFEKEILPKIADEAVRKKFNEAYRLVKEAGYYELWNNLSKDRVKSMLETLVGIGYTADDFDRDNRDNGVIIPPKVAFKATLQYSLDGDNLLVTMPLSKMTQTKEFPIQKVSLLEFFGAADSKAQGYMLVPDGSGALIDLNNRKTSAAPFATPIYGSDMTFDERSEGPHSAQARMPVFGMKQGDMAMLGIVEQGDAMANVEADVGGRQHSYNQVHASFTAMAMDEISLTAGWFSNSIPVFQSKMNQGDVVIRYAFMSGADATYSGMASRYRQYLIDQAGMKPLADNGHTPFFLELLGSVPKKASFLGIRYRKSEPLTTFDQAQEIVQKLKAVNVDDIKLRYVGWFNGGMLQKAPTSIKPDKAAGGKSGFNALAAYLKEQHVAFYPDVSLLHAYGDKGLFGQNRNASLFLNQKTAERYPYVRATGRQNGNASPYYIVTPAKLPGIVTRFANAYADYGVTGLSAGDLGDLINSDFRKSNMVDRQEAATVIRTQAQTLAKEFPDLLVEGGNAALVPYFKSVVGAPTSSSGYQITDRSVPFYEMALHGYVDYAGDPANMTLGGDLRKYELKLLETGANVYFQWSYSPPSKVKDTEFDHYYATLYSDWLKEAAEMYREVTAVLGDVRTLPITDHRQLAEGVFRTTYGNGKHVTVNYNDAPATVDGTTIPAQGYVTGGERP; encoded by the coding sequence ATGAGGAAGAAGATACTGTTGCTAGTGTGCGCGTCGCTCGCGATCGCTGCCGTCTCGCTCACGGTTGTCCGCTCGGGCGCGGCGGTTACGCAAGCCGCGGAGACGCAGGCGGCGGAGAAGGCGGACCCCGCTCCGGCCAGAGCGGCAGCCGCAACGACAACCGCAACGACGGCCGCGGCGGACACGGCGGACACGGCGGTTTCGTCCGCGAAGGCCGCGCTGCCGCAGGACGGGAGCGTGCCGGGCATGGAGCTGGCGGCGCAGAACGACCGGCTGTCGTTGTACGTGAATCGGAAGACGACGGAGGTCGCGGTCAAAGTTCGCGACAGCGGCGACATCTGGTATTCGAATCCGCCGGGGAGACAGGAAGATCCGCTCGCCGAGGCATTCGTCAAGGGAAGGCTCGGCTCGCAACTATCCATGAATTATTACACCGGCGACGGGAAGGTCGGCTTTATCGACAATTACAACGAGAGCATCGCCAGGAATCAGTTCGATATTCAGATCGCGGACGGGAAAGTGACCGTCGATTACGTGATCGGCGATGTTTCCGCAGAGCTGGCTGCGCCGAAACGATTCGGGATCAGCCGGTTCGAGAAGGAGATTCTGCCAAAGATCGCCGATGAGGCCGTACGGAAGAAATTCAATGAAGCCTACCGCCTCGTCAAGGAAGCGGGTTATTACGAGCTGTGGAACAACTTGTCTAAGGACCGCGTGAAATCGATGCTCGAGACGCTGGTCGGCATCGGGTACACGGCGGACGACTTTGACCGGGATAACCGCGACAACGGGGTAATCATTCCGCCGAAGGTCGCTTTCAAGGCGACGCTTCAGTATTCGCTCGACGGAGATAATCTGCTCGTGACGATGCCGTTGTCGAAGATGACCCAGACGAAGGAATTCCCGATTCAGAAAGTATCGCTGCTAGAATTCTTCGGCGCCGCAGATTCGAAAGCGCAGGGCTATATGCTGGTGCCGGACGGTTCGGGCGCGCTGATCGATCTGAACAACCGGAAGACGTCCGCCGCTCCGTTCGCGACGCCGATCTACGGCAGCGACATGACGTTCGACGAGCGAAGCGAGGGACCCCACTCGGCGCAGGCGCGGATGCCGGTATTCGGCATGAAGCAGGGCGACATGGCGATGCTCGGCATCGTCGAGCAGGGGGACGCGATGGCGAACGTGGAAGCGGACGTCGGCGGCAGGCAGCATTCCTATAATCAAGTGCATGCCAGCTTCACGGCGATGGCGATGGATGAGATCAGCCTGACCGCAGGCTGGTTCTCGAACAGCATTCCCGTCTTCCAGTCGAAGATGAATCAGGGCGACGTCGTCATCCGCTATGCGTTCATGTCGGGGGCCGACGCGACGTATTCCGGCATGGCCAGCCGGTACCGGCAGTACCTGATCGACCAGGCAGGCATGAAGCCGCTCGCCGATAACGGCCATACGCCGTTCTTCCTGGAGCTGCTCGGCTCGGTGCCGAAGAAGGCCTCGTTCCTCGGCATCCGTTACCGCAAATCGGAGCCGCTCACGACCTTCGATCAGGCGCAGGAGATCGTGCAGAAGCTGAAAGCCGTCAACGTGGACGACATCAAGCTTCGCTATGTCGGCTGGTTTAACGGCGGCATGCTGCAGAAGGCGCCGACCTCGATCAAGCCGGATAAGGCTGCCGGCGGGAAGAGCGGCTTCAATGCGCTGGCCGCGTATTTGAAGGAACAGCATGTCGCGTTCTACCCGGACGTCTCGCTGCTTCATGCATATGGCGACAAGGGCCTGTTCGGCCAGAACCGGAATGCATCCTTGTTCCTGAATCAGAAGACGGCGGAGCGCTATCCGTACGTAAGAGCGACGGGCAGACAGAACGGCAATGCGTCGCCTTATTACATCGTGACGCCTGCGAAGCTGCCTGGCATCGTGACCCGGTTCGCCAATGCTTATGCCGATTACGGGGTGACCGGACTGTCTGCCGGCGATCTGGGCGACTTGATCAACTCCGACTTCCGCAAGTCGAACATGGTCGACCGTCAGGAAGCCGCGACCGTCATCCGGACGCAGGCGCAGACGCTGGCCAAAGAGTTCCCCGATCTGCTGGTCGAAGGCGGCAATGCCGCGCTGGTGCCGTATTTCAAGAGCGTCGTCGGCGCGCCTACGAGCAGCAGCGGCTACCAAATTACCGATCGCAGCGTTCCTTTCTACGAGATGGCGCTGCATGGCTACGTCGATTATGCCGGGGATCCGGCCAACATGACGCTTGGCGGAGATTTGCGCAAGTACGAGCTGAAGCTGCTGGAAACGGGCGCAAACGTCTATTTCCAATGGTCGTATTCGCCGCCGTCGAAAGTGAAGGATACGGAGTTCGATCACTATTACGCGACGCTGTATTCCGATTGGCTGAAGGAGGCGGCGGAGATGTACCGCGAAGTAACGGCGGTGCTGGGCGACGTACGGACGCTTCCGATTACGGACCATCGGCAATTGGCTGAAGGCGTGTTCCGGACGACGTACGGTAACGGAAAGCATGTAACAGTCAACTACAACGATGCGCCGGCGACCGTGGATGGCACGACCATTCCGGCCCAAGGCTACGTGACGGGCGGTGAACGGCCATGA